Proteins from one Malaya genurostris strain Urasoe2022 chromosome 2, Malgen_1.1, whole genome shotgun sequence genomic window:
- the LOC131428370 gene encoding uncharacterized protein LOC131428370: MTKGFLMVFITLLELISAGANNGCSKLDACRCEYQDGNGIDLSQIQTKSDRYMTTTDPKTQDRYYFHPCWNIKYIDTSNETDCAKGNGYTLCRFYNESQSYQRLGSVESSTFSTQEDGGKYLVYKSESRITTIQLLCLKFDNSYIYVDQEHITKEENQTKLLLFSPYACITTIEEINHSSVGQVLLIMFFTGTFTYFLIASIVRFMYFGARGIEVIPNLDFWKDLPGLVRDGVNFLRDGCRVERSPDPDSYDAI, translated from the exons ATGACTAAAGGATTCCTAATGGTATTCATAACCCTCCTGGAGTTGATTTCCGCAGGAGCAAATAATGGCTGTAGTAAATTGGATGCTTGCCGATGTGAGTACCAGGATGGAAACGGAATCGATCTGAGCCagatacaaacgaaatcagatcGGTATATGACAACAACAGACCCAAAAACTCAGGACCGGTATTACTTTCATCCTTGTTGGAATATAAAGTATATAGATACATCGAATGAAACGGATTGTGCTAAAGGAAACGGTTATACG ttGTGCCGATTTTACAATGAAAGTCAGAGCTATCAGAGACTAGGCTCTGTTGAATCCAGTACTTTCAGTACGCAGGAAGATGgtggaaaatatttagtttacaAATCCGAATCCAg AATTACCACAATTCAGCTTTTATGTTTGAAATTCGATAACTCGTACATCTATGTTGACCAGGAACACATTACGAAGGAAGAAAATCAAACG AAACTACTGCTTTTCTCGCCGTATGCTTGCATTACTACAATCGAAGAGATCAACCATTCAAGTGTGGGCCAAGTGTTACTCATAATGTTTTTCACTGGCACCTTCACGTACTTCCTGATTGCCTCCATTGTTCGCTTCATGTATTTCGGCGCACGAGGAATTGAAGTTATTCCTAATCTAGACTTCTGGAAAGATCTTCCGGGACTAGTGCGG GACGGCGTGAATTTCCTTCGAGATGGTTGTCGCGTCGAGCGGTCACCCGATCCAGATTCTTACGATGCCATCTAG